From a region of the Lactuca sativa cultivar Salinas chromosome 4, Lsat_Salinas_v11, whole genome shotgun sequence genome:
- the LOC111897149 gene encoding (3S,6E)-nerolidol synthase 1: MAINISFRQQNIQQTIIHTKQHSLPRKINLKIEQPIKYSQQLQEIRNLLKHVQDKPLNPVDMVDVLQKLCINHHFEEEIDSILKTHYTKISNGHVSDLDQSLYEVSCNFRILRQEGYYVPADVFARFKQKNGMFLEEMAEDVKGLMALYEASQLSIEGERILEEAADFSSHALIEIMPFLDEDEAIMVKNTLEHSYQRTSSTFMVNKFIKHYTGTTMSQLAEMELAKLQALHRTEVTQISRWWKELGLAQELKLARSQPLYWYLCPMASLADPSLSEQRLDLIKPIALIFIIDDIFDVYGTLDELVLFTEAVIRWDINSLERLPYHFRICIEALYNITHEISDKIYKQYGFNPIEYLKKTWINLYEAFLVEAKWFASGHLPNADEYLRNGIVSSGAEVVTVHIFFLLGCATNEDSATIIKDNPGITFCLAKILRLWDDLGSAKDENQDGHDGSYVTYYMRENEGCSLENAQGHVMAMISDTWKQLNQECLFPNKFSATFIKACLNLARMVPMMYNYDENHSLPLLKDYMNSMF, encoded by the exons atggcAATCAACATCTCCTTTAGACAACAAAATATCCAGCAAACCATAATCCATACAAAACAACATTCTCTTCCAAGAAAAATAAACTTGAAg ATCGAACAACCCATCAAGTATTCACAACAATTACAGGAAATTCGAAATCTTCTCAAGCATGTCCAAGATAAGCCATTAAACCCTGTGGACATGGTTGATGTTCTCCAAAAACTTTGCATCAACCATCACTTCGAAGAGGAGATTGACTCAATCTTGAAAACGCATTACACTAAAATTTCCAATGGCCATGTTTCCGATCTTGACCAAAGTCTTTATGAGGTTTCCTGCAATTTTCGGATCCTTCGACAAGAAGGTTATTATGTTCCAGCAG ACGTTTTTGCACGTTTCAAGCAAAAGAATGGAATGTTCCTTGAAGAAATGGCGGAAGATGTAAAGGGATTAATGGCATTATATGAAGCATCACAACTAAGCATAGAGGGGGAGCGTATACTTGAGGAGGCTGCGGATTTTAGCAGCCATGCTCTCATAGAAATCATGCCTTTTCTTGATGAAGATGAAGCTATAATGGTGAAAAATACATTAGAACATTCCTATCAAAGAACCTCATCAACTTTCATGGTCAACAAATTCATCAAACATTACACGGGGACCACCATGTCTCAACTTGCCGAGATGGAATTGGCTAAACTCCAGGCCCTACATCGAACAGAAGTTACTCAAATCTCTAG ATGGTGGAAGGAGTTGGGATTAGCTCAGGAGCTGAAGCTTGCGAGGAGTCAACCATTGTACTGGTACTTATGCCCCATGGCCAGCCTTGCAGATCCTAGCTTGTCGGAGCAAAGATTGGATCTCATAAAGCCAATTGCCTTAATCTTTATAATTGATGATATTTTTGACGTTTATGGAACTCTAGATGAACTCGTCCTCTTTACAGAAGCAGttataag ATGGGATATTAACTCTCTGGAACGACTACCATATCACTTCAGGATATGTATTGAGGCTCTATATAACATAACACATGAAATCAGTGACAAAATCTACAAGCAATATGGGTTCAACCCCATAGAGTACTTAAAAAAGACG TGGATAAACCTTTATGAAGCGTTTCTAGTGGAGGCAAAATGGTTTGCTTCTGGACACTTGCCGAATGCAGACGAATACTTGAGGAATGGGATTGTAAGTTCTGGTGCAGAAGTAGTTACAGTGCACATCTTTTTCCTTCTCGgttgtgctactaatgaagaTAGTGCTACAATTATTAAGGACAACCCAGGGATAACATTTTGTTTAGCAAAAATACTTCGTCTTTGGGATGATCTAGGTAGTGCTAAG GATGAGAATCAAGATGGCCATGATGGATCATATGTGACATATTACATGCGAGAAAATGAAGGTTGTTCGCTTGAAAATGCACAGGGACATGTTATGGCTATGATATCAGACACATGGAAACAACTAAATCAGGAGTGCCTCTTCCCAAATAAGTTTTCAGCAACATTCATAAAGGCTTGTTTGAATCTTGCAAGAATGGTACCTATGATGTACAATTATGATGAAAACCATTCCCTTCCTCTTCTTAAGGATTATATGAATTCCATGTTTTAA